In one Arachis duranensis cultivar V14167 chromosome 9, aradu.V14167.gnm2.J7QH, whole genome shotgun sequence genomic region, the following are encoded:
- the LOC107468012 gene encoding phosphoenolpyruvate carboxylase 4: MTDTTDDIAEEISFQSFDDDCRLLGNLLNDILQREVGTTVVDKLERIRVLAQSGCNMRQAGIVDMAEMLEKQLASELSKMTLEEALTLARAFSHYLTLMGIAETHHRVRKRGNNIAQTAKSCDDIFNQLVQGGVSPDELYDTVCKQEVEIVLTAHPTQINRRTLQYKHIRIAHLLDYNDRPDLTIEDREMVIEDLVREITSIWQTDELRRQKPTPVDEARAGLNIVEQSLWKAVPHYLRRVSNALKKHTGKPLPLTCTPIKFGSWMGGDRDGNPNVTAKVTKDVSLLSRWMAIDLYIREVDSLRFELSMNQCSESLSRLAHEILEEANHENRHENWNQPVSRSQSLPKQLPARAHLPSFAENGEAQHPRLDIPGPDHSQHNHKEGEVSSTLFKIGETSANSGASAAAISPSSSFNSIQQLGQRKSSAGSQIGRSSFQKLMEPKLPQLPGIAPYRVVLGNVKDKLERSRRRLELLLEDVSCDNDPLDYYETTDQLLEPLLLCYESLQSCGSGVLADGRLADLIRRVATFGMVLMKLDLRQESGRHAETIDAITKYLDLGTYSEWDEEKKLEFLTRELKGKRPLVPHSIEVPHEVKEVLDTFRIAAELGSDSLGAYVISMASNASDVLAVELLQKDARLSVAGDLGRECPGGTLRVVPLFETVKDLRGAGSVIRKLLSIDWYREHVIKNHNGHQEVMVGYSDSGKDAGRFTAAWELYKAQEDVVAACNEYGIKVTLFHGRGGSIGRGGGPTYLAIQSQPPGSVMGTLRSTEQGEMIDAKFGLPQIAVRQLEIYTTAVLLATLRPPHPPREEKWRKVIEEISNISCQCYRSVVYENPEFLSYFHEATPEAELGFLNIGSRPARRKSSKGIGHLRAIPWLFAWTQTRFVLPAWLGVGAGLKGACEKGHTEELKEMYKEWPFFQSTIDLIEMVLGKADIPIAKHYDEVLVSKERQELGRELRSELMTAEKFVLVISGHEKLQQNNRSLRRLIENRLPFLNPLNMLQVEILKRLRREDDNRKIRDALLITINGIAAGMKNTG, encoded by the exons ATGACTGATACTACTGATGATATTGCTGAGGAAATCTCCTTCCAGAGCTTTGATGATGATTGCAGGCTGCTTGGTAATCTCCTCAACGACATTCTCCAGCGTGAAGTTGGAACCACGGTTGTTGACAAGCTTGAGAGGATTCGTGTGCTTGCTCAG AGTGGCTGTAATATGAGGCAGGCAGGGATTGTGGACATGGCTGAGATGCTTGAGAAGCAGTTGGCTTCCGAGCTATCAAAGATGACACTCGAAGAAGCTCTTACCCTAGCTCGCGCCTTCAGCCACTATCTTACTCTCATGGGAATAGCTGAAACTCATCATAG GGTTCGGAAAAGAGGGAATAATATAGCACAAACTGCAAAATCATGTGATGATATCTTTAACCAGCTTGTGCAGGGTGGAGTTTCCCCTGATGAACTTTATGACACAGTCTGCAAGCAG GAGGTTGAAATTGTTCTTACAGCTCATCCTACTCAAATTAATCGCCGTACCTTACAATACAAACACATTAGAATTGCT CATCTTTTGGATTATAATGATCGACCTGATCTTACCATTGAAGATCGAGAAATGGTGATTGAGGACCTG GTGAGAGAGATAACTTCAATATGGCAGACCGATGAGCTTAGGCGTCAGAAACCCACTCCAGTTGATGAAGCTAGAGCTG GTTTGAATATTGTGGAGCAGTCACTCTGGAAAGCTGTTCCTCATTATTTACGTCGAGTTAGCAATGCCTTGAAGAAG CATACTGGGAAGCCACTTCCATTGACTTGTACTCCCATCAAGTTTGGATCTTGGATGGGAGGCGATAGAGATGGAAACCCAAATGTGACAGCAAAG GTCACAAAAGATGTATCCCTTCTATCCAGATGGATGGCAATTGATCTCTACATCCGCGAAGTGGATAGCCTCCGGTTTGAGCTATCCATGAACCAGTGCAGTGAGAGTTTGTCAAGACTGGCACATGAAATTCTAGAAG AAGCTAACCATGAGAATCGCCATGAAAATTGGAATCAACCTGTGAGTAGAAGTCAGTCACTTCCAAAACAACTTCCAGCAAGAGCACATTTACCCTCTTTTGCTG AAAATGGTGAAGCTCAACATCCCAGACTAGACATTCCAGGACCTGATCACTCACAACACAATCACAAG gAAGGTGAGGTTTCTTCAACTCTATTCAAAATCGGCGAAACTTCAGCGAACTCCGGGGCTTCTGCAGCTGCAATatcaccttcttcttcattcaacTCCATTCAACAACTTGGTCAAAGGAAATCATCTGCAGGGTCCCAGATAGGAAGGTCCAGTTTTCAGAAGCTTATGGAGCCTAAGCTCCCTCAGCTTCCTGGAATTGCTCCTTACAGAGTTGTCCTAGGAAATGTAAAAGATAAG CTTGAGAGAAGTCGTAGACGGTTAGAACTTCTTCTTGAGGATGTTTCATGTGACAATGATCCTTTGGATTACTATGAAACCACTGATCAGCTTTTGGAACCTCTTCTCCTGTGTTATGAATCTCTG CAATCATGTGGATCTGGGGTGCTAGCCGATGGTAGACTCGCTGATCTGATTCGTAGAGTTGCTACCTTTGGAATGGTGTTAATGAAGCTTGACTTGCGTCAG GAATCTGGGAGACATGCTGAAACAATTGATGCAATTACTAAGTACTTGGATTTGGGAACATACAGTGAATGGGACGAAGAAAAGAAACTCGAGTTCTTAACAAGAGAGCTGAAAGGGAAGAGGCCACTAGTTCCTCATAGTATAGAG GTTCCTCATGAAGTCAAAGAAGTCTTGGACACCTTCCGAATTGCTGCTGAGCTAGGGAGTGATTCACTTGGAGCCTATGTGATATCCATGGCCTCAAAT GCAAGTGATGTCCTTGCAGTAGAGCTTCTACAGAAGGACGCACGGCTTTCTGTTGCTGGAGACTTAGGAAGAGAATGTCCTGGTGGAAC GTTGCGGGTGGTCCCTCTATTTGAAACTGTGAAGGACCTGCGAGGAGCTGGTTCAGTTATCCGAAAACTTTTATCAATAGATTGGTACCGTGAACACGTCATTAAGAACCATAATGGGCATCAAGAG GTTATGGTTGGATATTCAGATTCTGGCAAAGATGCCGGCCGCTTTACTGCTGCTTGGGAACTTTACAAAGCTCAGGAGGATGTTGTAGCTGCTTGCAATGAGTATGGTATTAAGGTTACACTGTTCCATGGCCGTGGAGGGAGTATTGGTCGCGGTGGTGGCCCGACGTATCTGGCTATTCAGTCCCAACCACCTGGCTCCGTGATG GGAACACTAAGGTCTACTGAGCAGGGAGAGATGATAGATGCCAAGTTTGGGCTGCCACAAATAGCCGTGAGACAACTGGAAATATACACAACAGCAGTGCTACTTGCAACTCTTCGGCCGCCTCATCCGCCGCGTGAAGAGAAATGGCGTAAAGTGATAGAAGAGATCTCGAATATCAGTTGCCAGTGTTACCGCAGTGTAGTGTATGAAAATCCTGAATTCCTTTCCTACTTCCACGAAGCCACGCCTGAAGCAGAGCTTGGCTTCCTCAACATAGGCAGCCGGCCGGCAAGAAGGAAGAGCTCGAAAGGAATCGGACACCTTCGCGCCATACCGTGGCTATTTGCGTGGACACAGACCAGATTTGTGCTTCCTGCATGGCTAGGTGTTGGTGCTGGATTAAAAGGTGCATGCGAGAAAGGCCACACTGAAGAGCTAAAAGAAATGTACAAAGAGTGGCCATTCTTCCAAAGCACAATAGACCTTATTGAAATGGTTTTGGGGAAAGCAGACATTCCTATTGCCAAGCATTACGATGAAGTTCTTGTGTCCAAGGAGAGGCAAGAACTCGGCCGCGAACTACGGAGTGAGCTCATGACGGCGGAGAAGTTTGTGCTGGTGATTAGTGGCCATGAGAAACTTCAACAGAATAATAGGAGCTTAAGGAGGCTCATTGAGAATAGACTTCCATTTCTCAATCCGTTGAACATGTTGCAAGTGGAGATACTCAAGAGGCTAAGGCGTGAGGACGACAACCGAAAGATCAGAGATGCTTTGCTAATCACCATTAATGGAATTGCTGCTGGGATGAAGAACACGGGTTGA